Proteins encoded together in one Polaribacter reichenbachii window:
- a CDS encoding TerC family protein, giving the protein MEIFLQAETWVSLLTLTFLEIILGIDNIIFISISANKLPENQVKKATLLGLALAMITRIALLFSVSYLIALKDPFYIVDISWFKTGLTGQSLILFLGGIFLLYKSTKEIREKVEHTNEEQVINSPKVISFKSVIIQIILIDIVFSFDSILTAVGMTNGIDGALIIMIIAVIVSIIIMMIFSQPINKFVNRNPTIQMLALSFLILIGFMLITEGAHLSHTKFFNKTVGAIPKGYLYFAIAFSLGVEMLNLKARKKNN; this is encoded by the coding sequence ATGGAAATATTTTTACAAGCAGAAACTTGGGTTTCTTTGCTAACACTTACTTTTTTAGAGATTATTTTAGGTATAGATAATATAATTTTCATATCTATTTCCGCTAATAAATTACCAGAAAACCAAGTTAAAAAAGCCACATTATTAGGTTTAGCTTTAGCAATGATAACTAGAATTGCATTGCTTTTTAGCGTGTCTTATTTAATTGCTTTAAAAGATCCTTTTTATATTGTTGATATTAGTTGGTTTAAAACAGGCTTAACTGGGCAAAGCCTTATCTTATTTTTAGGAGGAATATTTTTATTATATAAAAGCACCAAAGAAATAAGAGAAAAAGTAGAACATACCAATGAAGAGCAGGTTATAAATTCACCAAAAGTAATTTCTTTTAAAAGTGTAATTATTCAAATTATTTTAATTGATATTGTTTTTTCTTTTGATAGTATTCTTACTGCTGTTGGTATGACAAACGGAATTGATGGCGCATTAATTATTATGATAATTGCTGTAATTGTTTCGATTATTATTATGATGATTTTCTCTCAACCCATCAATAAATTTGTAAACAGAAACCCAACAATACAAATGTTAGCACTTTCTTTTCTTATTTTAATTGGGTTTATGCTAATTACAGAAGGTGCACATTTATCGCACACTAAATTTTTTAACAAAACTGTAGGTGCTATTCCTAAAGGTTATTTGTACTTTGCAATCGCATTTTCGTTAGGTGTAGAAATGCTAAATTTAAAAGCACGTAAAAAGAACAATTAA
- the purB gene encoding adenylosuccinate lyase gives MELSQLNAISPIDGRYRGKISKLANYFSEEALIKYRVRVEIEYFIALCEVPLPQLADFNTDLFSDLRKIYTDFTAEDAQKIKDIEKITNHDVKAVEYFIKEKFDALGLQKDKEFIHFGLTSQDINNTAIPLSIKEAMNDVFVPHYFEVVEKLQELVIEWKDISMLARTHGQPASPTRLGKEVDVFVTRLKEQFNLLNDIPSAAKFGGATGNFNAHKVAYSSIDWKTFGTDFVQEKLGLQHSFPTTQIEHYDHMAALFDTLKRINTIIIDLDRDFWTYVSMDYFKQKIKAGEVGSSAMPHKVNPIDFENSEGNLGIANAIFEHLSAKLPVSRLQRDLTDSTVLRNVGVPFGHTIIAFTSTLKGLNKLLLNKEKFEQDLENNWAVVAEAIQTILRREAYPNPYEALKGLTRTNEKINQNSIANFIDTLEVSDEIKAELKAITPSNYTGI, from the coding sequence ATGGAATTATCACAATTAAATGCCATCTCTCCTATTGATGGACGTTACAGAGGTAAAATATCAAAATTAGCTAATTATTTTTCTGAAGAAGCTCTAATAAAGTATAGAGTTCGTGTAGAAATTGAATATTTTATTGCTTTGTGCGAAGTTCCTTTGCCTCAATTAGCAGATTTTAATACTGATTTATTTAGTGATTTACGTAAAATTTATACAGATTTTACTGCAGAAGATGCTCAAAAAATAAAAGATATTGAGAAAATTACTAATCACGATGTAAAAGCGGTTGAGTATTTTATCAAAGAAAAATTCGATGCTTTAGGTTTACAAAAAGATAAAGAGTTTATCCATTTTGGATTAACATCACAAGACATTAATAACACTGCAATTCCTTTATCTATTAAAGAAGCAATGAACGATGTTTTTGTGCCTCATTATTTTGAAGTTGTAGAAAAATTACAAGAATTAGTAATTGAATGGAAAGACATTTCTATGTTGGCAAGAACGCATGGACAACCAGCATCGCCAACAAGATTGGGTAAAGAAGTAGATGTTTTTGTTACTCGTTTAAAAGAACAATTTAATTTACTGAATGATATACCAAGTGCTGCCAAATTTGGTGGAGCAACTGGTAATTTTAACGCACATAAAGTGGCATATTCTTCTATTGATTGGAAAACTTTTGGAACTGATTTTGTACAAGAAAAATTAGGTTTACAACACTCTTTTCCAACAACACAAATAGAACATTACGATCATATGGCTGCTTTGTTTGATACTTTAAAACGTATCAACACAATTATCATAGATTTAGACAGAGATTTCTGGACCTATGTTTCTATGGATTATTTTAAACAGAAAATTAAAGCTGGCGAAGTTGGTTCTTCTGCTATGCCACACAAAGTAAATCCTATTGATTTTGAAAATTCTGAAGGAAATTTAGGAATTGCAAATGCAATTTTTGAACACCTTTCTGCAAAATTACCTGTTTCTCGTTTACAAAGAGATTTAACAGATAGTACTGTTTTACGTAATGTTGGTGTACCTTTTGGTCATACAATTATTGCGTTTACATCAACCTTAAAAGGTTTAAATAAATTATTGCTAAACAAAGAAAAATTTGAGCAAGATTTAGAAAATAACTGGGCAGTTGTTGCCGAGGCTATTCAAACAATTTTAAGAAGAGAAGCGTATCCTAATCCTTATGAAGCTTTAAAAGGATTAACGAGAACAAACGAGAAAATCAATCAAAATTCTATTGCTAATTTTATTGATACATTAGAAGTTTCTGATGAAATTAAAGCAGAATTAAAAGCAATTACACCAAGTAATTACACAGGAATATAA
- a CDS encoding toxin-antitoxin system YwqK family antitoxin has translation MLNIKRLGFVFVFLTCFFSSININAQKINQFDANKKRTGIWKKYHPNKRIRYTGQFMNGKEVGVFKFYDITDSRNPTIIKTFSATSDSVAVSFYSINGILKSKGIFIGKKRVGVWKYFFADGKLMSKEFYIDGKLEGELVNYYPNGKPAEISIYRAGLKNGLSQKYSSKGILIEELMYQNNKPNGIAKYFELTGILKEKGVYKDGKRFGKWEFYLDGEMASEEENKKKKTFTKTKKN, from the coding sequence ATGCTAAATATAAAAAGATTGGGTTTTGTTTTTGTGTTTTTAACTTGTTTTTTTTCAAGTATAAATATTAATGCACAGAAAATAAATCAGTTTGATGCGAATAAGAAAAGAACTGGAATTTGGAAAAAATATCACCCAAACAAAAGAATTCGTTATACAGGTCAGTTTATGAACGGAAAAGAAGTAGGTGTTTTTAAGTTTTACGACATTACTGATTCCAGAAATCCAACAATTATTAAAACTTTTTCTGCCACAAGCGATTCTGTAGCTGTGTCTTTTTATTCGATAAATGGTATTTTAAAAAGCAAGGGAATTTTTATCGGTAAAAAAAGAGTAGGAGTCTGGAAATATTTCTTTGCTGATGGTAAACTAATGTCTAAAGAATTTTATATTGATGGTAAATTAGAGGGTGAGTTGGTTAATTATTATCCGAATGGAAAACCAGCAGAAATCTCAATTTATAGAGCAGGTTTAAAAAACGGATTATCTCAAAAATACTCAAGTAAAGGTATTTTAATTGAAGAGTTAATGTATCAAAATAATAAACCAAATGGAATTGCCAAATACTTTGAATTAACAGGTATTCTAAAAGAAAAAGGAGTTTACAAAGACGGCAAAAGATTTGGGAAATGGGAGTTTTATTTGGATGGAGAAATGGCTTCTGAAGAAGAAAATAAAAAGAAAAAAACGTTTACTAAAACTAAAAAGAACTAA
- the mnmA gene encoding tRNA 2-thiouridine(34) synthase MnmA: protein MKRVVVGLSGGVDSSVTAHLLKEQGYEVIGLFMKNWHDDSVTISNECPWLEDSNDAMIVAEKLGIPFQVVDLSAQYKERIVDYMFDEYSKGRTPNPDVLCNREIKFDVFMDIALKLGADYVATGHYCRKGEEIIDGKSVYKLFAGKDNNKDQSYFLCQLSQEQLAKALFPIGELTKPEVREIAKEADLITAEKKDSQGLCFIGKVRLPEFLQQKLQPKAGEIVTIPADFNAYVKEHPKFENKEEELNYFATKFSYNKEDGKVVGKHQGAHYFTKGQRKGLNVGGTKEALYVIETDVNENVIYTGEGKNHAGLYRNVLFVSNDEMHWIREDLTLKSGETMQVDARIRYRQKLENATLHKVDAGLYVEFDNKQSAIQEGQFVAWYKNEELLGSGVIS, encoded by the coding sequence ATGAAACGAGTAGTTGTTGGTCTTTCTGGTGGAGTAGATTCTAGTGTAACAGCCCATTTGTTAAAAGAACAGGGTTATGAAGTTATTGGGCTTTTTATGAAAAATTGGCACGATGATTCTGTAACTATTTCAAACGAATGCCCTTGGTTAGAAGATAGTAATGATGCAATGATTGTTGCAGAAAAATTAGGTATTCCTTTTCAAGTAGTAGATTTAAGTGCACAATACAAAGAACGTATTGTAGATTATATGTTCGATGAATATTCTAAAGGTAGAACTCCAAACCCTGATGTACTTTGTAACAGAGAAATTAAGTTTGATGTTTTTATGGATATTGCACTAAAACTAGGAGCAGATTACGTGGCAACTGGTCATTATTGTAGAAAAGGCGAAGAAATTATAGATGGTAAATCCGTTTATAAATTATTCGCAGGTAAAGACAATAACAAAGATCAATCTTATTTTTTATGTCAATTATCGCAAGAACAATTGGCAAAAGCATTATTTCCAATAGGCGAATTAACAAAACCAGAAGTTAGAGAAATAGCAAAAGAAGCAGATTTAATTACAGCCGAAAAGAAAGACAGCCAAGGTTTATGTTTTATTGGTAAAGTACGTTTGCCAGAATTTTTACAGCAAAAATTACAACCAAAAGCAGGTGAGATAGTTACGATTCCTGCGGATTTTAATGCGTATGTAAAAGAACATCCGAAGTTTGAAAATAAAGAAGAAGAGCTTAACTATTTTGCAACAAAATTTTCTTACAACAAAGAAGATGGTAAAGTTGTAGGTAAACATCAAGGAGCACATTATTTTACGAAAGGACAACGTAAAGGATTAAACGTTGGTGGTACCAAAGAGGCTTTATATGTTATTGAAACTGATGTAAATGAAAATGTAATTTACACTGGAGAAGGTAAAAATCACGCTGGTTTATACAGAAATGTATTGTTTGTTTCTAATGATGAAATGCATTGGATTCGTGAAGATTTAACGTTAAAATCTGGAGAAACAATGCAAGTTGATGCCAGAATTAGATACAGACAAAAATTAGAAAATGCTACTTTACACAAAGTTGATGCTGGTTTGTATGTAGAATTTGATAACAAACAATCTGCAATACAAGAAGGGCAATTTGTGGCTTGGTATAAAAATGAAGAATTGTTAGGTTCTGGAGTTATTTCGTAA
- a CDS encoding NAD(P)H-dependent flavin oxidoreductase produces MTNKITQLFNIKYPVIQGGMVWVSGYKLASAVSNAGGLGLIGAGSMYPDVLREHIKKCKKATDKPFGVNVPMLYPQIEEIMNIIVEEEVKIVFTSAGNPKTWTAFLKEKGITVVHVVSSVKFALKAEAAGVDAIVCEGFEAGGHNGREETTTFTLIPMVKEAVKIPVMAAGGIATGKGMLAAMVLGADGVQIGSRFAATEESSAHINFKNSIVDVKDGDTHLTLKELAPVRLIKNKFYQKLQELYLQNPTKEQLIELLGRARAKKGIFEGDVENGELEIGQIAGLIHNIKPAKQVLEEIIAEFNAVKATVSKL; encoded by the coding sequence ATGACAAATAAAATCACTCAACTTTTTAATATTAAATACCCTGTTATTCAAGGAGGAATGGTTTGGGTTTCTGGTTATAAACTAGCTTCTGCAGTTTCTAATGCAGGTGGTTTAGGCTTAATTGGTGCAGGTTCTATGTATCCTGATGTTTTAAGAGAACATATAAAAAAATGTAAAAAAGCAACAGACAAACCTTTTGGTGTAAATGTACCTATGTTGTATCCTCAGATTGAGGAAATTATGAATATTATTGTTGAAGAAGAAGTCAAGATTGTTTTTACATCCGCAGGAAATCCGAAAACGTGGACCGCTTTTTTAAAGGAAAAAGGAATTACTGTAGTACACGTTGTAAGTTCTGTAAAATTTGCCTTAAAAGCAGAAGCTGCTGGTGTAGATGCCATTGTTTGTGAAGGTTTTGAAGCTGGAGGACATAATGGTCGTGAAGAAACTACCACGTTTACTTTAATACCTATGGTTAAGGAAGCTGTAAAAATTCCTGTAATGGCTGCTGGCGGAATTGCAACAGGAAAAGGAATGTTAGCTGCAATGGTTTTAGGTGCAGATGGAGTACAAATTGGTAGTAGATTTGCTGCAACAGAAGAGTCTTCTGCTCACATTAATTTTAAAAATAGTATTGTTGATGTTAAAGATGGTGATACACATTTAACTTTAAAAGAATTGGCTCCTGTTCGTTTGATAAAAAATAAGTTTTACCAAAAACTACAAGAATTATATCTACAAAACCCAACAAAAGAACAATTGATAGAATTATTGGGTAGAGCAAGAGCAAAAAAAGGAATTTTTGAAGGAGATGTAGAAAATGGAGAGCTAGAAATAGGACAGATTGCAGGCTTAATTCACAATATAAAACCGGCAAAACAAGTTTTAGAAGAAATTATTGCTGAATTTAATGCTGTTAAAGCTACTGTTAGTAAGCTTTAA
- a CDS encoding cold-shock protein: MNKGTVKFFNESKGFGFITEEGTNKEHFVHVSGLVDEIRENDEVEFDLQDGRKGLNAVNVRVL, from the coding sequence ATGAATAAAGGTACCGTAAAATTTTTCAATGAATCTAAAGGATTTGGATTTATCACTGAAGAAGGAACAAACAAAGAACATTTTGTACATGTGTCAGGATTAGTTGACGAAATTCGTGAAAACGATGAAGTTGAATTCGACTTACAAGATGGAAGAAAAGGATTAAACGCAGTAAACGTAAGAGTTTTATAA
- a CDS encoding YwbE family protein, which produces MIDCRQRKNIKVGLFVEVVQKPHQKTGELTQGVVAKLLTKSPNHPYGIKVQLESGLVGRVKNIIE; this is translated from the coding sequence ATGATTGATTGTAGGCAAAGAAAAAATATTAAAGTCGGTTTGTTTGTAGAAGTAGTTCAAAAACCACATCAAAAAACAGGCGAATTAACACAAGGTGTTGTTGCTAAATTGTTAACCAAATCACCCAATCATCCTTATGGAATTAAGGTGCAATTAGAATCTGGTTTGGTTGGTAGAGTAAAAAATATAATTGAATAG
- a CDS encoding lytic transglycosylase domain-containing protein: MKKPFRIISILSIVFITLLFINAINKDKTEPIINTHKYYKIKALKLPNNLNLAGERVPLEIPDVRERMERELLVNTYWQSNGLLLIKRANKYFPILEPLLKKYGLPDDFKFLALAESGFTDETSNVGAAGMWHFMKQTGKEFGLEINKNVDERYDIEKSTKVAAEYLIKSKERFNSWTLAAAAYNAGNYGISRRLEAQQVTNYYDAKLADETERYIFRILALKEIINNPQKYGFVFEKEDLYTLQETTTVKVDTAITNITAFAQKFGINYKEFKILNPWLREHHLNNKSRKLYEIKIPAN; the protein is encoded by the coding sequence ATGAAGAAACCTTTTAGAATAATATCAATATTAAGCATTGTATTTATTACTCTTTTATTTATAAATGCTATAAATAAAGACAAAACAGAACCGATTATAAACACACATAAATACTACAAAATAAAGGCTTTAAAATTACCTAATAATTTAAATTTGGCTGGTGAAAGAGTGCCTTTAGAGATTCCTGATGTTAGAGAAAGAATGGAAAGAGAATTGTTAGTGAATACTTATTGGCAATCGAATGGTTTATTATTGATAAAAAGAGCAAATAAATATTTTCCTATTTTAGAACCGCTTTTAAAAAAATATGGTTTACCAGACGATTTTAAGTTTTTAGCTTTAGCTGAAAGTGGTTTTACTGATGAAACCTCTAATGTTGGTGCAGCAGGAATGTGGCATTTTATGAAGCAAACTGGTAAAGAATTTGGCTTAGAAATTAATAAAAATGTTGATGAAAGATATGATATTGAAAAATCTACCAAAGTTGCTGCCGAATATTTAATTAAATCTAAAGAACGTTTTAATTCTTGGACCTTGGCTGCTGCTGCATACAATGCTGGAAATTATGGTATTTCTAGAAGATTAGAAGCACAACAAGTAACTAATTATTACGATGCTAAACTTGCTGATGAAACTGAGCGTTATATATTTAGAATTTTAGCTTTAAAAGAGATTATTAATAATCCGCAGAAATATGGTTTTGTTTTTGAAAAGGAAGATTTATACACTTTACAAGAAACAACCACTGTAAAAGTAGATACTGCAATTACCAATATTACTGCTTTTGCTCAAAAATTTGGTATAAATTACAAGGAATTTAAGATTTTAAATCCTTGGTTAAGAGAACATCACTTAAACAATAAAAGCAGAAAATTGTACGAAATTAAAATACCTGCTAATTAA
- a CDS encoding alpha/beta hydrolase has protein sequence MSKTHIYFMPGLAAGPEIFENLTLSDELYELHYLTWNEPLTLDESLSSYTKRLSEEIKHENPVLVGVSFGGIIVQEMTKFITVKKVIIISSVKSQTEFPTTFQFASKSKIYKLFPTQIVTNFDTYSKYFIGKTLEKKAKMYKKYLSVRGENYLKWSIENVLNWKEQTVLENITHIHGTKDEIFPIKNIKNAIEIENGNHSMIIIKAKQISKIIEDTLTFLNY, from the coding sequence ATGTCTAAAACTCATATTTATTTTATGCCTGGTTTAGCTGCTGGACCTGAAATTTTTGAAAACCTTACCCTTTCTGATGAGTTATATGAACTGCATTATTTAACTTGGAATGAGCCACTAACTTTAGATGAAAGTTTAAGTAGTTACACAAAAAGATTATCCGAAGAAATTAAACACGAAAACCCTGTTTTAGTTGGTGTTTCTTTTGGCGGGATTATAGTGCAAGAAATGACAAAGTTTATTACTGTAAAAAAAGTAATTATTATTTCTAGTGTTAAATCTCAAACTGAATTTCCTACAACTTTTCAATTTGCTAGTAAGAGTAAAATATATAAATTATTCCCAACTCAAATTGTAACTAATTTTGACACGTATTCTAAATATTTTATTGGAAAAACCTTAGAAAAAAAAGCCAAAATGTATAAGAAATACCTTTCTGTTAGAGGCGAAAACTATCTGAAATGGTCTATTGAAAATGTTCTAAATTGGAAAGAGCAAACAGTTCTAGAAAACATTACACATATTCACGGAACAAAAGATGAAATTTTTCCAATAAAAAATATTAAAAATGCCATAGAAATTGAAAACGGAAATCATTCTATGATAATTATAAAAGCCAAACAAATATCAAAAATAATTGAAGACACTTTAACTTTTTTAAATTATTAG
- the mtaB gene encoding tRNA (N(6)-L-threonylcarbamoyladenosine(37)-C(2))-methylthiotransferase MtaB, which translates to MMSDKKVAFYTLGCKLNFSETSTIARNFVNEGFERVDFTEEADIYVINTCSVTDNADKRFKSIVKNALKKNDDAFLIAVGCYAQLKPEELAAVDGVDLVLGATEKFNVTSYINDLSKNDVGEVHSCEIVDADFYVGSYSIGDRTRAFLKVQDGCDYKCTYCTIPLARGISRSDTLQNVIDNAKEISFKGIKEIVLTGVNIGDYGKGEFGNKKHGHTFLELVKELDKVDGIHRLRISSIEPNLLKDETIDFVSKSNSFVPHFHIPLQSGSDELLKKMKRRYLRNTYTNRVDKIKEVMPNACIGVDVIVGFPGETDELFLETYNYLNELDISYLHVFTYSERPNTEAVGFDGVVPKKTRAKRSKMLRGLSAKKRRSFYESQLGNTVTVLFENENKEGYINGFTENYVKVKTPWNPELINTLHTITLTKIDEDGLVRFDFIEDKVAL; encoded by the coding sequence ATGATGTCAGATAAAAAAGTCGCTTTTTATACTTTAGGCTGTAAATTAAATTTTTCGGAAACATCTACAATTGCAAGAAATTTTGTGAATGAAGGTTTTGAACGTGTAGATTTTACTGAGGAAGCAGATATTTACGTTATTAATACTTGCTCAGTGACTGATAATGCAGACAAGCGTTTTAAATCGATTGTAAAAAATGCGTTAAAGAAAAATGATGATGCTTTTTTAATTGCTGTGGGTTGTTATGCGCAATTAAAACCAGAAGAATTGGCTGCTGTAGATGGTGTAGATTTGGTTTTAGGTGCTACAGAAAAGTTTAATGTAACTAGTTATATTAACGATTTATCTAAAAATGATGTTGGTGAAGTACATTCTTGTGAAATTGTAGATGCCGATTTTTATGTAGGTTCTTATTCTATAGGCGATAGAACTCGTGCTTTTTTAAAAGTACAAGATGGTTGCGATTATAAATGTACGTATTGTACAATTCCTTTAGCACGCGGAATTTCTAGAAGCGATACTTTGCAAAATGTAATTGATAATGCCAAAGAAATATCATTTAAAGGTATTAAAGAAATTGTATTGACAGGTGTTAATATTGGTGATTATGGAAAAGGTGAATTTGGTAACAAAAAACACGGACATACTTTTTTAGAATTAGTAAAAGAATTAGATAAAGTAGATGGTATTCATCGTTTACGAATTTCTTCTATAGAACCTAATTTACTAAAGGATGAAACTATTGATTTTGTGTCTAAATCCAATTCTTTTGTACCTCATTTTCATATTCCTTTGCAATCTGGTAGTGATGAGTTATTAAAGAAAATGAAACGTAGATATTTAAGAAATACCTACACAAATAGAGTTGATAAAATTAAAGAAGTAATGCCAAATGCTTGTATTGGTGTTGATGTAATTGTTGGTTTTCCTGGTGAAACTGATGAATTATTTTTAGAAACCTACAATTATTTAAACGAATTAGATATTTCTTATTTACACGTTTTTACTTATTCTGAAAGACCAAATACAGAAGCTGTAGGTTTTGATGGAGTTGTACCTAAAAAAACAAGAGCAAAACGTAGCAAAATGTTGCGTGGTTTGTCTGCCAAGAAAAGACGTTCTTTTTACGAATCTCAATTAGGTAATACAGTAACTGTTTTGTTTGAAAATGAGAATAAAGAAGGATATATTAACGGATTTACAGAAAATTACGTAAAAGTAAAAACGCCTTGGAATCCTGAATTAATAAATACTTTACACACTATTACACTTACTAAAATTGATGAAGATGGCTTAGTACGTTTCGATTTTATAGAAGATAAAGTAGCTTTATAA
- a CDS encoding GNAT family N-acetyltransferase: protein MIFETQRLLIRKLNLEDLKPFHQLESNPKVLKYATGEVKTLSENKKELKDLISRYNKHLNDFWIYAIERKSDQKFVGTLALVKDNIDDEIGYRFLEKYWNKGYGFELCQATIAYCRQIGIKKLVAYCVDENIASAKILEKLKFKIVKHFISDDIKLPETKYVLEL from the coding sequence ATGATTTTTGAGACACAAAGGTTACTTATTAGAAAACTGAATTTAGAGGATTTAAAACCTTTTCATCAATTAGAAAGTAATCCTAAAGTTTTAAAATATGCAACAGGAGAAGTGAAAACTCTTTCTGAAAATAAAAAGGAATTGAAAGATTTAATTTCTAGATATAATAAGCATTTAAACGATTTTTGGATTTATGCTATCGAAAGAAAATCAGATCAAAAATTTGTAGGAACTCTAGCTTTGGTAAAAGATAATATTGATGATGAAATAGGATATCGTTTTTTAGAAAAATATTGGAACAAAGGTTATGGTTTTGAGCTTTGCCAAGCAACAATAGCCTATTGCAGACAAATAGGAATTAAAAAATTAGTGGCTTATTGTGTAGATGAGAATATAGCATCAGCAAAGATTTTAGAAAAGTTAAAATTTAAAATTGTGAAGCATTTTATAAGTGATGATATTAAATTGCCAGAAACTAAATACGTTTTAGAATTATGA
- a CDS encoding antibiotic biosynthesis monooxygenase family protein — MIVDTLKPPYYAVIFTTILENNIEGYLETAERMEALAKQQNGFLGIESARKEIGITVSYWQTEDDIIAWKNNIEHTEARNLGREKWYKQYQLRICKVEREYGFKK, encoded by the coding sequence ATGATTGTTGATACTTTAAAACCACCTTATTATGCCGTCATTTTTACAACAATTTTAGAAAATAACATAGAAGGTTATCTAGAAACAGCAGAAAGAATGGAAGCTCTAGCCAAACAACAAAATGGTTTTTTAGGCATTGAATCTGCAAGAAAAGAAATCGGAATTACAGTTTCTTACTGGCAAACTGAAGATGATATTATTGCTTGGAAAAATAATATAGAACATACAGAAGCAAGAAATTTAGGCAGAGAAAAATGGTACAAACAATACCAATTAAGAATCTGTAAAGTAGAACGTGAATATGGTTTTAAGAAATAA
- a CDS encoding PaaI family thioesterase: MYAQIQKVLEKFMSKSSIYKYGFNLSPMYRRSTGKIIKVSDDLLNVKIQIKLSYKNSNYVGSIFGGSLFSATDPIFMIQLLNVLDTNYVVWDKAASIKFKRPAKETCYVDFIFTSDEIEQIKKDVSEKKEIDLIKNIELTNKDKSVVFAEVSKTIYIADKRYYKEKRKLKEKQN, encoded by the coding sequence ATGTACGCACAAATTCAGAAAGTTTTAGAAAAATTTATGAGTAAAAGCAGTATTTATAAATACGGTTTTAACTTATCACCAATGTACAGAAGGTCTACAGGGAAAATAATAAAAGTTTCTGATGATTTATTGAACGTAAAAATACAGATTAAATTAAGTTACAAAAACAGCAATTATGTAGGTTCTATTTTTGGCGGAAGTTTGTTTTCTGCAACAGATCCTATTTTTATGATACAGTTGTTAAATGTTTTAGATACCAATTATGTAGTTTGGGATAAAGCAGCTTCTATAAAATTTAAAAGACCAGCTAAAGAAACTTGTTACGTTGATTTTATTTTTACTTCGGATGAAATTGAACAAATAAAAAAAGATGTTTCTGAGAAAAAAGAAATTGATTTAATTAAAAATATAGAACTAACCAATAAGGATAAATCTGTTGTTTTTGCTGAAGTTTCTAAAACAATTTATATCGCTGATAAAAGGTATTATAAAGAGAAAAGAAAACTTAAAGAGAAGCAAAATTAA